The Drosophila innubila isolate TH190305 chromosome 2L unlocalized genomic scaffold, UK_Dinn_1.0 4_B_2L, whole genome shotgun sequence genome segment acaaaattggatatcagaaattttggggctagaaattgctttcgtcactagacttttacctcgtgtagaggttttttttgtgggatttaaAATATGCCAACCATGAgacatacataaacatatgCCAACTTAACATTTGGAGATTAAcataactaaataaacaattgaattaacagaagaaatttaattaaatatattatattcaattatattaacataaaattcatataacatgtctAACGTAAGTTATGCTATGTATATCACTATTAGGGGCgccgaaaatatgaaattttgaaatatttttttaaaaagagtttgaacttGGAAAAAGTTGAGGGGTTGagcctgaaattaaattaatcagaCAACGAAAAGTACGAtagcaattttaatatgtggctgcagatgatagcaaaaacatacctGAAACTGGtacatttcgaattccatttttagaatcaatcgaccccataatttagcaactaaaattaagatttgaGTCACTTTTTAATGTTTCTCAGGATTTGAGTTATTAAACAGGCTTTAACACCAAATCCATattggacagtgaacttgaaaagcatacaatgaatttgacaaaGATTATTTAACGATTCTTGtcacatcagcatcagcacaAGGGCGTACGCAGGTATGGTAACAGATCTGtcacaaattattaaaatcattgCAATAATACAAccagttgaaaaaaatttcaaggaACGAATTTTTAAGCATAATGGTtgcaaaaaatgagaaaagtttGCTTATGCAATATGTTCCTGGAGCCCAAGTTGTCACCACcacttaacaaatttttcagtaattaaactttttttaatttttaaaattcattcacTGTCaacattacttaaaattaatcacCCAGCCGATTTTAAATAGCATTTTACTTTCACAAacttataaacattttttaatgtagTTGAGCCCAGATGAATAAAGAAGTTTTTCTTTacgtatggcagctatatgatatagtgggccgatttaaacaaaatttgtttaggaAGTATAAGACATAGGCAGAGACTTGCCAGTATTGACATATTAccattaagttttattaatagtcTCGGTTTTTTGCGAACTACGCCACCCACAGTGGGcgtggaaaaattttaatatttacttgatCTGCCTAAAATGATAGGGAGTCTACATTCTAAATGTACGCCTAACTCTTACCATCTAGAGCTTTTAGTTCATacgaacagacagacataagtatatcgactcggctgttgatgctgatgaagattttatatacacatggtattaaaatacatactaaAATAAGTAGGCGGTTaaagtcgagcacgctcggaTACCCTGAGCCGACTAATTGTTCCTATcgcagctatatgaaatatgtatccgaattaaaccaaaaatcacttaatatcttccaaacccgtCAACTAAAATGTTTCATATTCCAAAAAACGTGAAATTGTCGTAACaatttacaacatattaaaatttaacagaaatcgttagagccgttttgttaaaaatcgcctaaatgtaagcttaaaaacattatataacctgtaaaatgttacctgagtaccttagaaagtttaaaggtacgtataaaagccctcaaacacacctttccaatgatatatagaacatatctgtagcttctatggtttggttgaggtttcaattttaccgggatttagcgttttcccgctaaactagcggctttttcaaaaagtcgtagaacaaacatttctagatttttgaaaaggaataaatccccatcattacatctaagctttttagcgctttgatacaaacagacaaacaacaaacaaactgactttttatttcattttgagaagtccactaaaaatttatttatcttttgaaccagttgtcgaATTTAgatcatcgaggtatcaatcgacgcgtatttttgataaaaattttaaaaaaataaaaaaatttaccgaaaagccccaacggctccataagctgcgatcatataaatttttcccctcccacttacacccccgtatctcatgacccaggtgaattaataaaagttgtagtatgccattttgtaagtttggACTACATcttttgatcggtatatagctcgatctgatcggacagtcgtatcaaattttccaacttagctgtatatatagttagtcgcctttcgcacccttcgtgctgctttcgtcactaacgcgaactgccgtccgcagtgactATATATTATGTTATGAAAGCATAAACATATCATTTTACCCCCAACCCTCTAGAGGTTGTTCAAAGCGAACCTAATTTGCTTAATATCTTTGTTGCTTATTATCCGGTTGCAATGAAATTAACAGCATGCATCATAAAGATGGTAATCTATACGTATGCcgaaatttaaaagctttaccTATTAAATTGGCTATGTAATTAGATATTTCAGTCCTTTTACCTCAAACCTTTTCTCTGTTTATTAGCCGATCTCGATATAAATTTTAGCATATTGGTTGCTGTTACTCTTATAGTCCCGGAGATAAAGTTGTTCAAAATGGTGTAATAGCTGCCAGTAATCACTTCTTTGAAACTATACTTTGCATTAGATTAAGGAATATTCTTGACAACGTTAAAAGTTCATTTATAGTTCAAATAGttagtaatatttaattacgtGCTGCATTcttgttttctatttaatttgttataattgaACCTAACAAAATGACTATGGAACGATTAAGTTTCTTTGAGATATCCGCTTGGTAATTGCCCAGCAGTTGCACAAGCTGCAAGAGAATTCAAGTGGCAACACCTACGAGGCACTCGGAACCCGCAACAATGAGCGTCTAGAGCACGTTGCAAAGTAATTGTAACAAATGatggtaaataaaaattcttatttataaataatgccCATAATGCCCACTTATGATCAACTGCAATAGCAAACAAGCCTCAGTCAAAGCTACCTGACACGCCTCCTTCTTCAAACGATATGTAAAGCCGATGACCTTCAGCAGATAATAATTCTTTGGCCTGGTAACTGGTTTTGTTGTCTAGTGTTAAAGTGCtgtattatttagttttgaattTGGTTTTGCTACTCTTTGGATATCTATGAGCTAAAAAACAAGAATCAGAATCGTAtcgaaaagaaaattaattcagAGATCTGCGACGGCTATTTTATTAGAAAGTTGTTTTAGTTCCGTCAGCGATGTCCTTGAGCTGTTAAAAGGTGACAGCGGGGGCTTTGGCCCCAAGATCAGATGCGCCACTGATTCCCCATGAAACAAATCAGCCCATAGGAGATGTTTGATATATGGCCAAAGCGCTTACAagagcttttttattttgcccaTTAAAACTGTCCAAATGAACCGGTTTTttggatttgattttttgtttaaattttaaatgtatttgtgaTCTCTTAATGTTCCATCTTCTAATTGTCGTTTGAAATACCCAAAACACATGGGGAAAATGCAAAATAGTCCTCAATATTATAATGATTCAATTcatcaaaatcaaacaaacaaaacaacttttatttcaGGCGCTTTTATGGTCAATTAAAGTGATGCTTGCCGTTCGCTCTTAGAACTTGGTTgcagtttgcttttgttttgaaagttgatatttcgatattttcGAGTTGGGATAGAAAAAACCCAAGTTGCCTTAAGTGTCATTACAAGTGTCCGCGACTGCTCTGgtttcattatattttgtattttttgttgttaaaatttaCGAGCGTTTTGAGAAGTGACTTTTGCCAATTGACCTTTAGTTGAACTCATCTCGGAAAGAGTTGCAAACAGTTGACATGAGCTTATCTGAGAGGCCTGGATCTGACTCATGGCCTTGTAAGTGCATCTGTCAGATAAATCGCatctttttttaagatatctgaGCTGTTGCCCTATGTCATTTACACCACTTGAACGGTCACTAAATGAGTTATGGATCGCCTCGCTATTGTCGCTCAATGCCAATGACAAGCAGTTCCTGCAATGCACCATTAAAGTGGGTCAAACTAAAAGTCACTTTAGATTGTCCACTTGGTGACTTGCGGCTTGCAATCGAATTTTAGTACGTTCAAAGCTATAAAATCTtcaaattaagcaatttatatttaatcgtTCCAAATGTCATGAAAACCATTAATACTACTGCTACTTATATCATTTTAGTATTGTCATCTATTTAAGGTTTCAGAAGCCTAAATACTAGAGCAGCTGCCAATCGCGAATGAAAATATTCTGAGTTAAAAATCttatctttataaaatatttcgtCATTTAAATTCCTCTAAGGATTCatgattcaaaaaaatgttttttttaagccaaTAGCCCAAATCTTCCTAAGCAACTAGTTTTCGAGTTTCTTCGTTAAACTTTCAGGACAGATAAATTTGAGGTCGCTGAATCCGGTAAcggcttactatatcatatagctgccataggaacaatcatattttataaacaaaacagtGCCGAAACCATATCGtaacacgaaaataaaaagagtaaACTtactattgttttttttttctaatttttttttataattaaaaagagcacccttttacctttctaatgatgtgTGCATTGCCTATAGTTcagaactaaaataaattaaacgatttaaatttacttgcgacgaattgccaaatgccgtttGTTTGCACTGCAGAATTTAGTTAGCAACTTACAGCGCATTCGATTAGCTAGCTtcaagagattgtttcaatcaactttttatcagttagagacaacaatttactctaagaatatcatattaaagttagtctaatgttaatatgttgtctgaaaatgaagttttagtaaatacctattgcttgttaccatatggtaacgctatatattatattatatatattatattatttgctttattcTTTCCATTAACATAGGCAAAGCTTCTTCCAAGGCCATGGAGTCTAGCATAAGAAAacattgttttaaaaacatgCTTATTCATTACCTCTCAAGCGAagattatgcaaattaaactTCATCCATAAACTCcgtccatttaaaaaaaaactacgaATTATAATGTATCGGGAGTGAATCAGTAGGACGATTTACGGCAGCTTTCCAGATGGATGCACAACACAATTcaacaaatgcataaaaaaaataagcattcGGCCTGCAACCTGCccttaaatcttttttatagCTCTTTAAGCTTAGAAGTGATAGCTGACTAAAGTTTATATGTAATGctacttaaaataatctgtAAACAGTTGTTTGAATGTATTTTGTATCAGCATCCGTTTGTTTTTACTTCTGTCCGAATTATTTTACAAAGTATTGGAGcgatttaaacaatttttgcgGGGAATTTCAGTACGTACCCAGGGACACTGAGGATATTTCgatcaataaatcaaattctATAACTTTTTATTCAGACCTCGAAAATTTGTACGATTACTGAGAATATAACGACTTAACTaaaagattttatatatttatccaAAAGTTGTTTACAAAATAGATTTctgatataattaaaaagcatttgaataatgtaaatataaatccaagtatacaaatgcaaatggagCCGCAAATAGAAAACTAATACATTATTCTATCTTTATCGAAAACCATAATTCAGATTTAAAAGGGTGAAATTCTGAAGGCAACGCAGCTGATATTTTTGCTAGTCTTATATCTATGGTTGACACCATTTTATTCTGAAAGGTGTAtgaaataaagtaaaacatttatgtattttatacaattttatttcttaaaagatttttacatatttgttgttgtttctatgCTTTTCATTCATTGTATGACGAAACCGTTCACTGATAATCATAAAcagctaaaatatttataaacattgcgattcttttataaacatttagcTGAAATTTATCCTAaactttaatttcatatataaCAATGCTCCATTTGATGGTTTCTTggaaataatttacaaaaggCTTTTGTTGTTCGTCCTTAGGGTTTCTTAAGAGCTAACAGAGAGTGGCAGGGTGGAAGTTCAACTAGAACCTCTTGAAAATTAAAAGGGGGAGCGCAGAGACCGTGTAAGAAgtatcatttttttgttttcgtttgttgttctttttgtttgggcagaattgaaaaaatgttgctAAATTTGATTCGGCTGATTTCTGATAAATCCCATTTGCTCCAATAGATTTCGAATCCTCTTTACTTGTGGTATCCGCTGTGGTCGGCGTACACGCTGGCATCATGGCCGATGCTGCTGACGGGATAGTGGCTGACGGGATAGTGACTGACGGCAACGGCGGGTGCGTGCTTCACAACGGAGTGCGAGACGACGGGCACTTTGACGTAGACGGGGTAGGGACGGTCGACGGGGATATGCACGGGCACCTTCTGCACCTTCTCCACATAGACGGGGTAGGGCTTCTCGACGGGCACGGGGTATGGCTTGGGTACCTCAACGGGCACTGGACGATCGACTGGGACATGGATGGGGACCTTCTCGTGGCGGATAACTTCGTAGGGCTGAGGAACTGGGACTGGCACCTTCACGTACTCCTTGACGGGAACGGCAACCTTACGGATGACCTCATAGGGCTGTGGCACGGGCACCTTAACCTCGACTGGCACGCGCTTCTCATGCACAACTGGGTAGGGGCGGTCCACATGCACGGGCACTGGAATACCCTTGGTGATCGTGATGGTCTTGTGCACATCAGCCTGTTTGCTGATCACATAGGGAGCGGGTACGGCATGTGAGTGTACGGCAACGGCGGGTCCGCTGTGGCCATAGGCGATGCCAGAGCCGCTGTGTccaacagcaatagcagcgGGTGCAGAGTGTCCATAGCCGCTCAGGCCATAACCATGACCATGACCAAGGGATCCGTGACCGATGTGGCCGATATCCAGACCAGCATGACCATAGCCGTAGCCCAGATCAAGCAGACCGCGCTTGTCCAGCTTCTTCTCCAGCGGCACCTTCTCGTCCTCGGGTTTGCTGGCGCAGGCAGAGGCCACCAGCAGAGCAGCTAGGCAGATCTAGATAAGCAAATGCgttctagttgttgtttactttatttactattaaataatatcagtttgcttaaaattcGCAACATGTTCTAGTGCAACGTCCTATAGGTTATGCAATTGCATAGTGATTAGATAATCGCATTAGAAAGTTACTCAGTGATATGACGCCCATTTGGCTATAACGTTGTCGGTTTACTTTGCTTTCAAATGGTCAAGTGAAATTCATATGTGCCCCGCATGCGTAATGCGTTCCCCGTAGCGACTCTGCGCCTCCGTCTGCGTCTTCCTCCCACCAGCGTCAAACAGACATGACAAAATGTGCGACGCAGACGTCACGCATGAACAGCTCCCTTTCCCTCCCCTTACCGCCTTGTTTGGAGGCATTGTATTGTTGCATTTAGCGTTAGTGCCTTTAatcatatttgttgttgccattttaattgGTTCGCTAGTTGGCTTAGTTTGATTAACGTTAAACGTGCCTGGCAATCACAATTATGATCATTTATAGAGAGTCAACAATTAACCATTGATTTGCTCAAGTTGAAGTTTATCATTGactatttgattttgtattttggttaAGTTATTATGCAATTAACGGACAGGAAGCGAATGAATCGGTCAAGCACCCAATGCATCATCTAAAGAGTTTTCATATTGTAAATAGTGTAAATTGTT includes the following:
- the LOC117779470 gene encoding zinc finger protein 512B → MKVFICLAALLVASACASKPEDEKVPLEKKLDKRGLLDLGYGYGHAGLDIGHIGHGSLGHGHGYGLSGYGHSAPAAIAVGHSGSGIAYGHSGPAVAVHSHAVPAPYVISKQADVHKTITITKGIPVPVHVDRPYPVVHEKRVPVEVKVPVPQPYEVIRKVAVPVKEYVKVPVPVPQPYEVIRHEKVPIHVPVDRPVPVEVPKPYPVPVEKPYPVYVEKVQKVPVHIPVDRPYPVYVKVPVVSHSVVKHAPAVAVSHYPVSHYPVSSIGHDASVYADHSGYHK